In Calliopsis andreniformis isolate RMS-2024a chromosome 9, iyCalAndr_principal, whole genome shotgun sequence, the genomic window AACAAAAATGATCTTTTGTTCTGCGGTATCCCTTTAATAAAATGAGAGTCAAGATTGTGTGTATTTCTACACATGGTTTACTGTAAAATTTAGTTAAGTGTAGTAGCGTAAGTGTGGTTAAGGTAACATAAGATAATCTCACATCAGCTAGAATCTTGATCCTCTCAGGACCATGTGGCATATTTCGTACACGTGTCGGCAAGTACCAGAAACAAACGTTGACCATTTCGGGCTCGAGGATCAAATAATACTTGTCAGGCATTTGCTTGATCCGCCTGACCATGTACTCTGTAAGCTCCATGAGTCGGTCCATGTGCTTTTCGAATCCTTCTGTGCCCTAAAAcataagaaaataaaaacccTTGCAGAACTGAAACCTTGAACCTCGGAAAGGAATAATTAGATAAATCGTTCAAAATTGCTAAAGGAAACTCGACTACTAAATTATCAGAATTAACACAAAATGTCTTTCGAATCCAATGGAGCAACACAGTGAAGAACCCATTCGATCCCACCTTTTAACATCCCCCAAAGATAATGCTTGTCATTTTAAAACAAacgtcaacccccaatccctGAAATTCCATTGAATTGCAGTCGTTTACCTTAGcgcgccattgcagccacagcttaAAGATGTCATTGTGACGTCCACATTGAATCACCTTATCTCCAGTGTCGTACTTGACGTCGTACAACTTGTCCGTCATGAACAAATACTCGGCGGACATTTGGTTGCAGCTAATCAGCAGTCCCTGCAACAGAATACGTTCGAGGCTGCTCTAACGTGGGGGAGAAGCCATCGTGGTTCTATGTTTTTTCCAATTCTCTATGCGTATACAATACGGCGTTTCGAGGAAGTTTCTGATTGACAGGCGCGAAAAGGAACAAACGGCTGGTCGATATGGAGCTCAACTCATGCGCAGGAAGAGGGAAACTGAGGGATATTGAATTTACAAAATGGCGACGAGCCACTACACCCTCCAGTCCGCCATTGTGTTCTGACGACTCCCCGCGATTACTCGGTTCCCTCGTCGTAAAAGTTAATTAGAAACTTGAAACTAAATACCGACTAGTTACGACCTCTTTCCTCCACCACTGTGCCAAGGACATAATTTCGTGGTACTCAGACACTGTCGTTACTTCAAGGAAATTTATTAATTAGAAATTGTggccgcaattttcgatccgaATGCTTTTTCGAACACGTTCGAGTAGCGATATCAAGAAAAACGAAGGAATGATCGTATCCTCCCCCGTGAGCGTTTCGCGGCAGCCGGCGCACGGAATTTTAATATCCGAAGGGGAAGTTCTCCGCTGGCAATAACCACGCAGGCGTGGGGGTGAACTCCCCTCGAGCAAGCCGTCGTACGCTCGGCAACATATGTTATCTCTTAGTTTAATTAAATTCCTGCAGTGCTGCGTTCCGACGTGTACGTCTACCCCTCGGAATGCAGCTACTGTTGTGTCATCAGCCTTGTAGGAATTTCACTGGGTCTAGGATCTCGGGATGTCGATGGGACACGCGTGGACGCGGGAAACCTGGCGAATATGGAATAATTCTGATAAAGGAATGTTGAGTTTACTTACGTCCTCCTTGAAGTGGATCGTCGAGCACTGAAGCAGGGCTCCCATCAGTTTGTGGGGGTTCCAGGTCACTGAGTCGGCCCTGGGAACATTTTATAGTGGTAGTGTTTGTTAGAGAAAGGGTAGAGTTTAATGTTTAatgtattgagtattatagagggAAGAGTGTTTCTTATAGTAAGGAGACTTTTTTTTATCATATCCACTTTGGAATACAGAAGTTTTATAGGTTACTCCCCCCTGAACAGATTTCTTTTTGACTGATCTTATCGGTAACCTGTCGAAGGGACCACGTGAAGGTGGCAGAAAAGGGCGAACGAGCTCAGCTGGTCGTCAAGCGTTTATCCACTCCCACGGGGACCAATAGGGGATAAAATATGAGTTATCTTCCCCTGGTACCGCGGGGGTCCATCAATTCGAGAGAAGAGCTATTAATACAGCCACGAGATTGGGTTTAACCCTCTGCTCCTAAGAGACACACCCTCGTGGTAAAAActcttaacccttaatccttgcCTGCCGCGAAACGCGAGCGCTGTGCTACTTGACACCAATTTGCGATGCAGTCTGGACGTTCAACAAGTGATGCACACTGTGTCATTATGATAATTGTTTGCTCATCCCACTCGAGTAGGACAAAGCTCTTTAAATTGTGTCATAAATTTATTTGCCTTTTAAGTATTTAGAGAAAAGCCTTCGAACTGTTTCCTTggaaaaaaataatacaaacaTTTTTTCCCGCCTGAGTTGGTGAAAATTCCTAACTTCAGGTGTCAGTAAAAAATGTGTAACGAGGTCACCACGAACACAGTAGTTGTACATCAGATTATTGTTAATTTTCAGTAGTACAAATGCGAACAACTGCGACAAGTAGAATCAGACTGGCACGAACAGACAACAGAGAGTAGCGACCGTCTGCTGTATGACAAACGTTATCGATATTTGGCAAGTGACACATATATCGCGATACTGTCCCTCTTGTCTGTCGACTATGCTGCAGATGATGCGAGGGTACTCGAAGCAGCCAGGAAAAGAGATTCGTGTCGGCGACAGCCGCCTGCCATTAGTCACTCTTCCGCATCCTCTTCAGTGTACGTTTATGGTGTTGTTACACTAGAGAACATTTTCGACAGCTTATGTTATCAAACTATATGCCATCTACTTGTTAAAATTTTCAGTTTtgtaaaatttagaaaatttagtTATTAAGATATATTTTCTTCCCATTGGTTGAGCGAAAAGTTACTTTTTGTAGTTGCGtaattttagaaaattgagCAAGGGTCCTCAAGCTTGTTCTGATTTTCTATTAGTTAAAAAAGTCGACGTTAAGGGCACGCATAATGCCTGTGCATAAAGCTCAAGTGATTAATGCGATTCGCAGCTGGGGCTGGCGCGTGCGGCACCCCTCCATTCACTCTTAAATTCGTCCTAGGTGCCAACCCCAAAAGCCGCGCAATATATATTACCAGGGTTGCTAATTATCCTCACCCCTATGAGGGAACTGAAAAAGGAACACCTTTAAAGTGTTCACTTGGCACCATCAATCCCTCAGAGGAAATTCAGAGCAGAGGAAAACTAATTTTCTACTACTCCTTCGAAGTGACTGCAAATATCGATCCGAAGGCATTGTCGAACTTTCTAATAAAAGCTCTTTTTGCTACTGAAACTGCTGGGTAATTTGAAAAGTTCATGGAGCTTTAAAGTGAAAAAATTTAATCTTGTATGACCATGGCTTTTTACGACTAACATTACATACACAATCAACCAGCTTCTATTCGAGTAATAAGAAACAATCTACAACACTTCCCTACAGAAAAGTCTACTTAACCTACGACCAATTTGAATACAATCATTGTTCAATTCCCCGTATCAATAAAGTGCAAGCTCCCTTAAAACAACATAAAACGATCAACAAAAGCGACAGTCGAGGTATCGAGCTGGTACAGTGAAGAAATGCAGCGTGCGTCAAAGAACGTAGGAACAGCCGACTACGCTTCTCGGTACAATGACGAGTTGGAAGAGGACCCGCGAACATTCAGCTTCACTTCCGCCTGCAGACCTTGCTCGTCCCTGCAGAGGGCGAGGGGTGTCTTTTATGCGTAATCATTTCTGACTTTGTCGCGACGAGATCGCGACTCGTtctatttctctctctctctttcttcctcCCTCTCTCTCGCTTCTTCTTTTTTCGGTGTCGTTCGAGGGAGAAGGGAAACGAGGGGAAGACAGACAACGAGAGGAACGAGGGAAGCAGTTCCCTTTGTACGAGTTTAATCCAGCATTGTCGAGGCACGGCCTTTTATTTCAGGCCCGCGGAAGGCACGGTACGATGCGGCGGCGCGTCGATATATAAGAGGAGAGTTCTGTTCTGCAAATGCGCTCCAGGGAACTGATCCAGCTGTTGCTCGTCCTTCGGACTTTTCGTTTGCCATTTTAATCAAGCCCCGCAGGAAGGAAGTCCTCGTGGTACAGTCACTGCCAGCAGGAAACGGTGATCACCCGGATAACAACGGTGAAGGATAGAGTTTTGCCATTAGCTAGGAGAGCTTAAGATTTTGTGGGGTCAGAAGGTTATCGTATTTGGAAGATCGAAGAGCTGGTTTCTTGGTGCAACAATCTTAATATCTTGGGAACTTGATTATGTGGATGAGaagaaatataattatttgACGGAAGAGAATTATAATATTAAGTAGAAGGACACAGACGAGGACTGAATTTACTTTGATCTGAAATCTATTTTAAAACTGTGTCTTCTGAGTTACCTTCCACAGTAACTCAAAAAGAGAATTAACCTTCACCCTCTATTTCTTCACATTCTTCTACCACCTCAAGTATACTTAAGTCCCCATTTACACGAATTCCTTCCAAGGTCTCCGGACACTTCATCATCACTAGCATCCATCCATGAACGCGACATTTTCCAAAGAACAATAATCCATCACGAACACTCGAAGGGAAATAAAGAACCACCTACTACGGTCACGATTATTAATCCTGCATGTCGCAGAGATCTGAATGAACTCCGTGAAGCAGAAAAGTTGTTGCAGCCCACTCGATACGGAGGAAAGCCGAGTTTCCGCGAGGATATTATTTTCGTGGGAGGCCTCGTGCCACTTTTTTTCGGGTCAGGGACTGTCTGTCATTGAATGGAGGGAGCAGATGCGTCCAGATGCAAATCGCGGATTAATCTCGCCAACCCCATCCGAGGTACGGTTTGATCGGGGCTACCCCTGACCCCTATTGCAGCTCGAGGGGTCGGATGCTGTCGTTTCTGCGGATATAAACGCGAAAGCTCGCATGTGTCGGGGACAGAAGTCACTCCTTTCGCTTGCGAACCCTCCATTTCCGTGGGATTACGACACTGCCCGCGAATGGCCCGCAGGTATCGTCTTTATGCGTCGATTGGTGCATTATTGTGATTCTGGTCTTATTTTTAGCAATGATTAAGGGTGCCTAATGTTCTTCGAGACAGTGTTTatgtttgtattgtattatgtttgtattgtatctaggttttttaagaaattttgtgATTTCAAGGATTTAGAAATCCATTGTTGTGATACTGATACAGAGAATAATTGAACTTATGAAGCTGGAGAATTTTTAAGATAACAACTCCTCCTGCACAAAGAGATTTGAATTCATATCTATAAGTAAAAATAAGATTTGTATAAAATTGCTTTTTTAGCGGCAGATTGAATGCCTCGACTGATTCTCATGCAAAGTAGTTTTTCCGAGATGGAACGAGGTGTATCGATTTTCCCTTTAGAAGCGCTGGCGTTAAGTCTCTTCGATTCTCTGTGCGCGTCTTTTTTCGAGCGACTCCATCAAACTAAGCCTCAATAAACTATGAAATGCGAGGATTAAGTCACCCCTCTGAGGAACACACGTGGGAGTGTTTCGGTTCAGTCAACGTCGAAGTTGATggaagtttgaaggtaatataaCACAGTATACTTTTAAAAAAAGGAATGAATAAACTTTTGCACTCACCGTTCGATGCCCGTCATTCTAGGATGCCTGTACTTCCTGGAAAGAAGCAGTCCACCACCCCAAGCCGCCTGCAGCAAAAATACCCCGTGCAGTTAGAAAAAGGATCTGTCTTAAAGACTCTTTAAGCGTTGACTCGCAAAGCCCAGATTTCCCGAATTTTCCCCCCAATTTAGCGCCAGGGAAACCGTCCCTGGTTGCGTGCATGGTGATTCTCACATTTATTATTAACGCTAAGGCTCTTATGCGTTTGGCATTTATCGTTCGAACGCTGAACTGATTTGAATAAGCTGTCTGGCTAAGTGGAAATCTCTGTTGTCCCTTTCTAGCTTCGAAACACTTTCACCCCCTAGTTGCTGGATATTTCATTATTCGATGCTCGCGTGTAGGTTCCGACAATGAGTTTATACGTTGTTATGATCGATttaattgagaatagaacaagGTTGATGCGTTTTACTTACGTCGATGTGGAGCCAGAGCTTGTGTCTCTCGCAAATGTCGGCGATTTCCGGGATAGGATCGAAAGCCCCGATGACTGTCGTGCCAGCGGTCGAGTTCACGAAGAAGGGGATGTGTCCTTTAGCCTTTCGCTCTAGAATCAGCTCCTCCAGCTTCGATGGAATCATACGGCCTCGTTCGTCGCTGGGGACCATCACGCAGTTGTCTGTGCCCAGGCCGCAGACAGCAGCGCACGATTTTACGGAATAATGGCACTATTGAATggtaacaaaaataattatttaaggtAAGAAATAGGTAGAGAGTACATCAACTTTGAGACACGTGGATATTAAAGTATTTTGCCTAGATTTTATACGAGAACATTAATTATTTGACAAGCAGACGAGAAACTATGAGTACGAAATAATTGTCTAAAAAACTAACACAAAAAATCTTAGAGAAGAAAATTTACATGAAATTTATTCGATTTGAAACGTAAAGGATGAAGCAGAACACGTGAAAGATGGGGAAAAATTTCATTTGTCATTGAGTAAATGAAGGAAATCGCTGTAAGTGGAATAAGGCGTACCTGGTCAGACGTGAACATGACCAGCTGCCCTCCAATAGCAGCGAGGCCTCGTTCCTTGTAGGTCGGGAACATCTTATGTCTCGCAGCAAGGAAAGCGTAAAGATTGCTGATGGAACCTCCTGGAGCAAGGATCGAATCGCCACCGTTCCAGCCAATGAGCTCCCTCATTTTTTGCAACACAACGTGTTCCATCAAGATGAACACCGGCGCGATTTCGTACGTGAACATGTTGGTATTCGCGGTCGCTGTCAGCCACTCGCCAGCCATTGACACAAGGTCCAGACCGCAGGATAATTGGTTGAAGAAATGGGGATGGCCTGAAATTAATCGAAAGCAAAAATCCCtcgtaaaaagaataaaaaagtaTGATCAAAAGTCAATTAACTCCAGtagaaatgagtattggagataaTTAATTGATTCAGAACTAATTGATTCTTCAATTTTCTAGAGTTTCTCCAGATGACCTGAGACTGTTCTTCATCCCCAGGCATTGGATTGAaattaattattcctgtctGCGATAAATCAATATCCCCATGCTAATTTCGTCGCCACTGCTGTGATTGCTCAGAGACAGCTTCTAATGGCAGGGTAATTAATAAAGTTGACGTGGCACGTGTCGAAAAATTATGACGCTATTCGCTGGCTCAGACTGCGAAGAAGGATGTTGAAGGCACGCGAATGGGAGCGGGAAGAGAGCTTTAAGCCGCTCGCTGAGTACGTTGTCATCCGCTCTGCTGAACATCGCGCTAGGATCAGGGTTAATGCTTCTGTTCGATGGGAGTATGCCTCCTGATGCGACTGGGGGAACAAGTGCTCGGATTCTGATGTTTCTCATATGTACAGGGCGTCGCTATGCGGATCAGGATTTCTCTCTTCACCTTCACTGTCGAACAGAAATCCCGTTTCAAATAATTTCTCAATTAAAGTAGATAATATACCTACTTCAATTTTTGCCTTTTTTTTGCTGTTACAATTCCTCTAGTGGATATATTCTGACATATTGTTTTCCTTTGCAAAGTTTAACTAAACTTTACCACGATCGAGCAATATTTTCCAATTTTATGTGTTCTACTGCGGCAGAAAGTTATGTTTCCATGACACAAGATTTTTACGCAGTCCCATCCAGCGCACCCTTCGAGGCCATATCCTATCATTCTCTAAAATAACGTAGATCCCTTGATCCCGAGAATTGATGGATTCACTCCATTGAATATCCGGCCACGAAAAGACCTTTTCCCTCGGGTGCCCGATAACCTCCGCAACCTTCGATAAAACCACAGGAAGCGTCCACGAAAACTGCATCGTGCTATTCTCTCGGTACGCGTTACTTTTCCTAGGCACTACGAGCAGAATGAGAATTTCGGGGGTGGCTCTTGGACGTTTTAATCTCCCGGTATTACGTAGTGATTGACGTATGACGCCAGTCTTGCGGGGGCTGAATGCTCCCCTTTGGCACATCTGGAGCTTTTGCTTGAGGATTTTCCGAGTGACGAAGTCGGGTCACTGTTCAGAACTTGGAAAGATGCTTTTTGTTCCTTGATGGAAATTCGTGAAGTTTTTCAGGAACTTGTGTTCAATTTTGAGAGATGAAATTAGTTCTAGCGATAAGAAGGAAAAGTTCCATTATGAGAAAGTGCCAAGTTTCTGAGTAACCCTCGTCACTTCAAAAACCACCCCTTCAGTTATCCACATTTATCAAGACTACACCTGTTCCATTTTCCAGAATCAATCGAATTTCGTTTACTATATTCTTCAACCAGATACCAAAAGCTCGAGAGATAGGGTATACACTTGAACAGAGAAAAATCCACCCCAAAACGCGATATCGAGCAGCGGTATCTGAGCCGTTTGTCGCGCTGTTATTCGCAATTATCTTGGTCCGTGGATCGTGGCACGCGTCCGGTCTGGGGCGCGCAAGAAGAAGGTTCGTCTGTCTCGTTCCCTTGCTCCCTTTCTCTCCATTTTTCCAGGAGTGTCGGGGAGCCGTGGCTCGGCCAAGGGTGGAGGAGGGTCGATGGTCCGAAGCGCCCGCATTTTGCGCGTCACACGCGTCGCTGCTCGACTAGATTGTTTGCAGAGGCTCTCAAACTGGCGGAGCGACCCAGGAAAAACAAACTGCTTCGACCAGCCGCGCGAGATAAGCCGATTCTGCGTTATGCAAATCTGGGTGACGTGAAAAAGTCCACGAATTCGGATGAGATCGAGGAGAATCTGGACGTTTGAAAGATTctttaaaaatgattaaaagaaGTTTTATCTGTTCTATGATTTTGTAGGCATTTAAGATTTAATGCAAAATGGGACTAAAGGGGATGTACCATTGATCTTTTTAGCAGAAAGATAGGAAAAACAAACAGGAGTGCACCACGTGAATCGAGATAAGCTTGGTCGTCGCATTATGCAGATTTAAGAGTATGTTAATTCTGGACGGAGCTGCAAGGATTTTCGGGACCTGATCCCCTTGGCCTCTTTTCCATCGCCACGAAGGAATGGCAGAATAGAGTCTCACCTATTAAAGCTAGTGGATTACAGGGTATTCCTCAATTCTATACAATCTTACAAATTTCCATAGACTACGCTTGCCCTATTCCGAAAATGTTTAATGCAGGATCCCTCAATTAATTTCTGATAACATCTGAAGTCCTCCACGTCCGATACAATAGATTCCACGATTTGTTTCTCTCGTTAAATTGCTCTTACGAGCGATTACAACGTCGGAGGGTATCATTTTCCGACTAATTTGCCCTTTTTCCCCCGAGTGGAAAAGAGAAAGGGCGTTTGGAGAACCTGCTCGGCGCAGACCACGGTAATATATTACGGGGATCAGGATTTGTATGAAGAGAAGTGTGTAACCCTGGCTTAACGTTAATGCCGCGTAATCAA contains:
- the Gad1 gene encoding glutamate decarboxylase isoform X1, whose translation is MDNVQMIGTKITAIKEYLYNFARTHSPTRLMSSENTYSLSREHCNLKYSDILPHNADSFPATKEFLMKVVDILLDFIKSTNDRNAKILDFHHPSEMMRLLDLEIPDSGLTLQQLLIDCSTTLKYQVKTGHPHFFNQLSCGLDLVSMAGEWLTATANTNMFTYEIAPVFILMEHVVLQKMRELIGWNGGDSILAPGGSISNLYAFLAARHKMFPTYKERGLAAIGGQLVMFTSDQCHYSVKSCAAVCGLGTDNCVMVPSDERGRMIPSKLEELILERKAKGHIPFFVNSTAGTTVIGAFDPIPEIADICERHKLWLHIDAAWGGGLLLSRKYRHPRMTGIERADSVTWNPHKLMGALLQCSTIHFKEDGLLISCNQMSAEYLFMTDKLYDVKYDTGDKVIQCGRHNDIFKLWLQWRAKGTEGFEKHMDRLMELTEYMVRRIKQMPDKYYLILEPEMVNVCFWYLPTRVRNMPHGPERIKILADICPILKGRMMQAGTLMVGYQPDDRRPNFFRNIISSAAVTESDVDFLLSEMDRLGHDL
- the Gad1 gene encoding glutamate decarboxylase isoform X2 gives rise to the protein MSSENTYSLSREHCNLKYSDILPHNADSFPATKEFLMKVVDILLDFIKSTNDRNAKILDFHHPSEMMRLLDLEIPDSGLTLQQLLIDCSTTLKYQVKTGHPHFFNQLSCGLDLVSMAGEWLTATANTNMFTYEIAPVFILMEHVVLQKMRELIGWNGGDSILAPGGSISNLYAFLAARHKMFPTYKERGLAAIGGQLVMFTSDQCHYSVKSCAAVCGLGTDNCVMVPSDERGRMIPSKLEELILERKAKGHIPFFVNSTAGTTVIGAFDPIPEIADICERHKLWLHIDAAWGGGLLLSRKYRHPRMTGIERADSVTWNPHKLMGALLQCSTIHFKEDGLLISCNQMSAEYLFMTDKLYDVKYDTGDKVIQCGRHNDIFKLWLQWRAKGTEGFEKHMDRLMELTEYMVRRIKQMPDKYYLILEPEMVNVCFWYLPTRVRNMPHGPERIKILADICPILKGRMMQAGTLMVGYQPDDRRPNFFRNIISSAAVTESDVDFLLSEMDRLGHDL